A single region of the Anguilla anguilla isolate fAngAng1 chromosome 17, fAngAng1.pri, whole genome shotgun sequence genome encodes:
- the iqck gene encoding IQ domain-containing protein K produces the protein MHRSVMAHVIGKKKSLWQQICEEYESEQPCPPGDVWTDRSSVSTDVSQYSASKHSPVFYGLTAAKVAVDDNPFREVDPQLSHPALVGYSILEKPLSSQRCDPHSTPSTPPSVHQQCSITQYLEERVFPVLLPGLEAMLNEALKLQCLERKRIRFNPCDFLTEWLYNQNPCRLGQGPPLDFAEIPFVQDWLSQHPRPPIPLSLRLSDSEAALLIQSHWRGYKVRAREDVQELRQWQRELREESRDISLTVQEFWARQESRVGQLIEDEESQPNNSGVSIMVLSPTPLSAIVQSPTAQLSAETMATLTPTAQLSVETMATLTPTAQLSVETMATLTPTAQLSVETMQALTPSAQSGPAPMTLSAGSLALPEQIAAFSPSLQSANAAPRSAAVDKSTT, from the exons ATGCACAGGTCTGTGATGGCTCATGTAATTGGGAAGAAGAAGTCTTTATGGCAACAGATATGTGAAG AGTACGAGTCGGAACAGCCCTGCCCACCGGGAGATGTCTGGACAGATCGCAGCTCCGTGAGCACCGACGTTTCGCAGTACAGTGCAAGCAAACACTCGCCTGTCTTCTACGGGCTCACGGCTGCAAAG GTAGCGGTGGACGACAATCCATTCAGGGAAGTGGACCCACAGCTGAGTCACCCTGCGCTGGTTGGGTACTCCATTCTGGAGAAGCCTCTGTCCTCCCAACGCTGTgacccccactccaccccttccacccccccatctGTCCATCAGCAAT GCTCGATCACGCAGTACCTAGAAGAGAGGGTTTTTCCAGTGTTGCTGCCTGGACTAGAGGCTATGCTGAACGAGGCTCTGAAACTCCAATGCCTGGAG AGGAAGAGGATTCGATTTAACCCCTGCGATTTCCTGACCGAGTGGCTGTACAA TCAGAACCCTTGCAGACTGGGACAGGGGCCTCCATTGGACTTCGCTGAGATCCCTTTTGTCCAGGATTGGCTGAGCCAGCA CCCCCGTCCGCCCATCCCCCTGTCCCTGAGGCTGTCTGACTCTGAGGCTGCGCTGCTGATCCAGTCTCACTGGAGAGGCTATAAG GTGCGGGCACGTGAGGACGTTCAGGAGCTCAGGCAGTGGCAGAGGGAGCTGAGGGAGGAGAGTCGTGACATTAGCCTGACGGTGCAGGAGTTCTGGGCCCGGCAGGAGAGccgag TGGGGCAGTTGATTGAGGACGAAGAATCTCAGCCCAACAACTCGGGGGTGTCCATCATGGTGCTGTCCCCCACCCCGCTGAGCGCCATCGTCCAGTCCCCGACTGCGCAGCTGAGCGCGGAGACCATGGCGACGCTGACCCCGACTGCGCAGCTGAGCGTGGAAACCATGGCGACGCTGACCCCGACTGCGCAGCTGAGCGTGGAAACCATGGCGACGCTGACCCCGACTGCGCAGCTGAGCGTGGAGACCATGCAGGCTCTGACTCCGTCTGCGCAGAGCGGGCCCGCCCCGATGACGCTGAGCGCCGGGTCTCTGGCCCTGCCCGAGCAGATAGCCGCGTTCTCGCCCTCTCTGCAGAGCGCTAACGCTGCACCCCGCAGCGCTGCGGTCGACAAGAGCACTACCTGA